Below is a window of Comamonadaceae bacterium M7527 DNA.
CATGCGCTTGGACGGCGGCGTTTACAAGCTGATGGTTTGTCGCCAGTCCAGTTCTGGTCTGGCAACGTAGTCGGCGATTACCCAAGCGCGCTGGGTACTCAATGCGCCGTCTTGAAATACGTCTAACAATACGTTGATAGAGGGCAAGTCCAGTGCGGCAAAGGGCTTTTTTATACAGGTAATCGTCGCACCAGCGCTGAGCGCGCATACCAAACCAACTTTGCGCCTAGAGCCTGTAGACAGCATGTGCAAAGGCTTGTTGGTGTGAGCATCCAGGTCTAAGGCGCTAGCCAGCGCTTGCGACAGATCGGCCTGCCAGCGCGGGTACAGCACAGCGTGGTGGGCCCAAATGGCATTGGGCGTGTGGTCTAGTGTGTGCTGGGAGGCGTGTGCCCATGAATGGTCCAGGTAGCACACGTCGTGATGAGACGCCGCGATGGCACTTAGAAGTGCCGTTTTGCCCGTGCCCTCATCGCCCACCACAGCCGTTAAACCGGGATAGATGTCTACATCGCGTGTGGGCTGACTGGTAGGCTTAAAGCCCTTAACAGAGGTGAGGATCATCATGCTCTGTATCCTAGCGACTTGGTCGAGGTTAAGTATCAGCCGTGCTGGTCCTTGTTGTTTAGAAAGAGTGCCCAATGCCCTTTATTGCTTTTGCGCACAAGCGCCTAAATGGTTGGCGGTGGTGGTCCGCCTGTGCCTTGTGGGTGGCTGCTGTGTGTAGTGCCAGTTACACATCCGCCAGCGCAGCGCAGACCAATACGGAGAAAACCAGTACAGAGCAAGCTGCCGTTGAGGTCTACATCATGCGTCACGCATTGGCGCCGGGCTTTGGGGACCCCTACAACATCAAGTTGGGAGACTGCAGCACGCAACGCAACTTGAGTGATGCCGGACGGGCACAGGCCACTGCAGCGGGGGAGTGGTTGCGAAGCCAAGGCCTTAGTGCTGCCAATGCGCTGGTGTTGTCCAGCCCTTGGTGTCGCACGCTGGAGACGGCTGAGCTGCTGCAGCTGGGCAGCGTGCGCAGCACCACGGCCTTGTCGTCGTTTTTTCAGAAAGGCTCACAGTCCAGCACCATGGCCGCGTTGTCTGGCCTGTTGGCCAACATCGCTTCAAAACAACCTTCCAACACAAAGGCGGTATTGGTGACCCACCAAGTCGTGATTGCTGCACTGACTGGGCGGGGCGTTAGCAGCGGCGAAATCATGCGCATAGGCTTGGCCCGCGACGGCTCGTTTGAGCGCATTATTGAGCGCCATGTGCCTTGAGCTTGGACGTTTATTGCGCTTCTGAAGCGGCCTGCAGTTGCGCGGCCAGGTCTAAAAAGTCAGTGGCATGGTAGGTGTTACGGCAAGCGCGCGCAGTTTCCTTGAGTATGGCTTGGCCGTACTCTAGAGGGCGCTCAATGTAGGCAGTTTGCAAGCCACAGGCCGCAGCCGCATCCAGGTCGTCCTGATGGGTGGCGACCAGCATCACGTCGCTGGGCTGCACATCAAATGTGGTGGCAACGCCCAGGTAGGTCGCTGGGTCTGGCTTGTAGGCCTTGAACACCTCAGCCGACAAAATACAGTCCCAAGGCAGGCCAGCGTGCTTGGCCATGTTGGTCAACAAGCCCATGTTGCCGTTGCTCAGTGTGCAGATGGTGTGCCGGGTTTTAAGCTGGGTAAGACCCGCTACCGCGTCTGGCCAGGGGCTAAGCCTATGCCACGCGTGGTTGAGGTGCACGCGTTGCGCCTCGTCCAAGTGTTCAAGGCCAAATGCTGGCAACAAGTCGTTGAGTATGAGTCGGTGCAAATCGTCAATGCGCGTCCAGCCCAGCTCGCCCTTGCGTACCCGCTGC
It encodes the following:
- a CDS encoding histidine phosphatase family protein, whose protein sequence is MPFIAFAHKRLNGWRWWSACALWVAAVCSASYTSASAAQTNTEKTSTEQAAVEVYIMRHALAPGFGDPYNIKLGDCSTQRNLSDAGRAQATAAGEWLRSQGLSAANALVLSSPWCRTLETAELLQLGSVRSTTALSSFFQKGSQSSTMAALSGLLANIASKQPSNTKAVLVTHQVVIAALTGRGVSSGEIMRIGLARDGSFERIIERHVP
- a CDS encoding haloacid dehalogenase type II; this translates as MTKPHILAFDVFGTVVDWHGSIAREVNALYPQVDAGAFALAWRGGYQPAMQRVRKGELGWTRIDDLHRLILNDLLPAFGLEHLDEAQRVHLNHAWHRLSPWPDAVAGLTQLKTRHTICTLSNGNMGLLTNMAKHAGLPWDCILSAEVFKAYKPDPATYLGVATTFDVQPSDVMLVATHQDDLDAAAACGLQTAYIERPLEYGQAILKETARACRNTYHATDFLDLAAQLQAASEAQ